In Musa acuminata AAA Group cultivar baxijiao chromosome BXJ3-11, Cavendish_Baxijiao_AAA, whole genome shotgun sequence, one DNA window encodes the following:
- the LOC135652222 gene encoding pentatricopeptide repeat-containing protein At1g11900-like — protein MNWLRRVCRPLPRTLFSRSSLRHPCSVGRRGNCALIVGAFLIGSRGRRSGFAPHLSGFPSVSYSTGLVSVEQENAIKALELFISTKKDESISVKEICTIYIEKLCRSGNLSDAAYLLRHLHSRDINVCLNTYNSLLTAIVESNNFCLFSEVFKSLLISNLPPDITSYNKVAEAFQKVADSDLVVNFIKDVCDITFGKDPTVINRIIFVAAKFGQIDKSLMIFKISKNLDSKVDTVTFNTVLAILGKAGRINEMMAEFMVMKDLGHIPDMITYSTLINCLRRLGRLDLCKTIANEMLEHGFEMDLLTSTAIVDAYGRAGHVEDALGTFEEMKKSQHPSVYAYRSVISDLKRAGKFELALRLSAEMNSSTTKLAGPEDFKQKRKSRWKIKQVG, from the exons ATGAACTGGCTTCGTCGTGTATGTCGGCCGCTGCCGCGGACTCTGTTCTCCAGATCGAGCCTTCGTCATCCGTGTTCCGTAGGCCGCCGTGGTAACTGCGCTCTGATTGTAGGAGCCTTCTTGATCGGAAGTCGTGGGAGAAGGAGCGGTTTTGCGCCTCACCTCAGTGGATTCCCGTCGGTCTCGTATTCTACAGGATTG GTTTCTGTTGAACAAGAAAATGCGATTAAGGCTTTGGAACTCTTTATTTCTACCAAGAAGGATGAGTCAATTTCAGTTAAGGAAATCTGTACTATTTATATTGAGAAACTCTGTAGATCAGGCAATCTGTCAGATGCTGCTTATTTGTTGAGACATTTGCACAGTAGAGACATCAATGTGTGTCTGAATACCTATAACAGTCTTCTTACGGCAATAGTTGAATCAAATAATTTCTGTCTTTTCTCTGAGGTCTTCAAGAGTTTGCTAATATCTAATCTGCCTCCTGATATTACCTCTTATAACAAAGTTGCAGAGGCTTTTCAGAAAGTGGCTGATTCAGATCTGGTAGTCAACTTCATCAAAGATGTGTGTGACATTACATTTGGTAAAGATCCTACTGTCATAAACAGGATCATTTTCGTGGCCGCCAAATTTGGGCAGATTGACAAAAGCTTGATGATATTTAAAATATCGAAGAATCTGGATTCAAAAGTGGACACGGTTACATTTAATACAGTTTTAGCGATATTGGGCAAAGCAGGTCGAATAAATGAGATGATGGCTGAATTTATGGTtatgaaagatcttgggcataTTCCTGATATGATTACTTATAGCACCTTAATCAACTGTCTGCGGAGGCTTGGTAGGCTTGATCTTTGCAAGACCATTGCAAATGAAATGCTTGAGCATGGATTTGAGATGGACTTGCTTACTTCCACTGCCATAGTTGATGCATATGGACGGGCAGGGCATGTTGAAGATGCACTTGGGACATTTGAAGAGATGAAGAAATCTCAACATCCTTCTGTTTATGCCTATCGTTCAGTTATCAGTGACTTGAAAAGGGCAGGAAAATTTGAATTAGCACTACGTTTATCTGCAGAAATGAACTCGAGCACTACAAAGCTTGCTGGTCCTGAAGATTTTAAACAGAAAAGAAAGAGCAGATGGAAGATTAAGCAAGTTGGTTAA
- the LOC135653276 gene encoding root phototropism protein 2-like isoform X1, with protein sequence MSSMLGMASSDLSSRLSAAMETTSQWDFSQDIPSDIVVQIGDATFQLHKFVLASKSGYITRKVMESESANLSCIDLSDLSIGAEVFERVAKFCYGVNFEISVRNVAALRCAAEYLQMTEEYCRGNLAARTEEFINQAAVKTLPGAVALLRSCEGPLLPMAESLRVVQRSVDAISLKACKESNRPTRSPPNWWAGELAVLSPTSLQMILIAMKSRGADPKSLAAAVVVYAENFLPHLLHPSSGASAPAGGNDRTRERSLLESVVSILLPDCDAPLPVGFIFYLLRAAIFLEASEGCRRELERRASACLDQATVADLLTITLDYAGERVVDLETARRIVAGFAEREAGGGGGAVYKGDSGAAGCSAAVQKVARTVDSFVGKIASDEELSVSKFTGIAGVLPKSARRFDDDLYRAVDIYLKAHPGLDEIEREKASSVIDPLKLSYEARLHASQNKRLPLQIVLHALYYDQLKQRSGMEDEAAAGAPGATLGPDHGLNADVSLIRENEALRSELKRMKMYVSELHRGGGGQGSGVKARSKKTMFFSSVSRTLGKLNPFKQGSKDTSNMDDGVVVDVTKPRRRRFSIS encoded by the exons ATGAGCTCTATGCTTGGCATGGCCTCTTCCGACCTCAGTTCTCGTCTCTCTGCAGCCATGGAAACAACCAGCCAATG GGATTTTTCACAAGATATCCCAAGCGACATCGTCGTCCAGATCGGAGACGCTACTTTTCAGCTCCATAAG TTCGTGCTGGCGTCCAAGAGCGGGTACATCACGAGGAAAGTGATGGAGTCGGAGAGCGCCAACCTTAGCTGCATAGATCTCTCGGATCTGTCGATCGGAGCAGAGGTGTTCGAGAGGGTGGCCAAGTTCTGCTACGGTGTCAACTTCGAGATCTCCGTGCGCAACGTGGCGGCGCTGCGGTGCGCGGCGGAGTACTTGCAGATGACCGAAGAGTACTGCCGTGGCAACCTGGCGGCGAGGACGGAGGAGTTCATCAACCAAGCGGCAGTGAAGACACTCCCAGGGGCGGTGGCGTTGCTCCGGTCGTGCGAGGGCCCCCTCCTCCCGATGGCCGAGTCGCTCCGCGTCGTGCAGCGCTCCGTTGATGCCATCAGCTTGAAG GCGTGCAAGGAGTCGAACCGCCCAACGCGTTCCCCACCGAACTGGTGGGCCGGCGAGCTCGCCGTTCTTTCCCCGACCTCCCTCCAGATGATCCTCATCGCCATGAAATCCCGCGGCGCCGACCCCAAATCTCTCGCTGCTGCCGTTGTCGTCTACGCTGAGAATTTCCTACCCCACCTCCTCCACCCTTCCTCCGGCGCCAGCGCCCCAGCCGGCGGAAACGACAGGACTAGGGAGCGCAGCCTTCTGGAGTCCGTTGTTTCCATCCTCCTTCCCGACTGCGACGCCCCACTTCCTGTCGGCTTCATCTTCTACCTTCTCCGGGCCGCCATCTTCCTCGAAGCCTCCGAGGGATGCCGGCGGGAGCTAGAGCGGCGGGCCTCCGCCTGCCTCGACCAGGCGACAGTCGCCGACCTCCTCACCATCACTCTAGACTATGCCGGCGAGCGTGTCGTGGATCTAGAAACCGCGCGGCGTATTGTGGCCGGCTTCGCGGAGAGGGAGGCTGGCGGCGGGGGTGGGGCGGTCTACAAAGGAGATAGTGGCGCCGCCGGCTGCTCCGCGGCGGTTCAGAAGGTGGCGCGTACCGTCGACAGCTTTGTAGGGAAGATCGCGTCAGATGAGGAACTCTCAGTGTCCAAGTTCACGGGGATCGCGGGAGTTCTCCCCAAGTCAGCTCGCCGCTTCGATGACGACCTCTACCGCGCCGTCGACATCTATCTCAAG GCGCACCCGGGGCTGGACGAGATCGAGAGGGAGAAGGCGTCCAGTGTGATAGACCCGTTGAAGCTGTCGTACGAGGCCCGGCTCCATGCTTCGCAGAACAAGCGGCTTCCCTTGCAAATTGTCCTCCATGCTCTGTACTACGACCAACTAAAGCAAAGGAGCGGAATGGAGGATGAGGCAGCGGCTGGGGCACCGGGTGCAACGCTGGGACCAGACCACGGGTTGAACGCCGACGTCTCGTTGATCAGGGAGAACGAGGCCCTGCGATCGGAGCTGAAGCGGATGAAGATGTATGTGTCGGAGTTGCATCGAGGAGGGGGAGGACAGGGGAGCGGAGTCAAGGCTAGAAGCAAGAAGACCATGTTCTTCTCCTCGGTTTCCCGGACGCTGGGGAAGCTTAATCCTTTCAAGCAGGGATCAAAGGATACTTCCAACATGGACGACGGTGTTGTGGTGGATGTGACCAAGCCCAGGAGGAGGAGGTTCTCGATATCTTAA
- the LOC135653276 gene encoding root phototropism protein 2-like isoform X2, with protein sequence MQFVLASKSGYITRKVMESESANLSCIDLSDLSIGAEVFERVAKFCYGVNFEISVRNVAALRCAAEYLQMTEEYCRGNLAARTEEFINQAAVKTLPGAVALLRSCEGPLLPMAESLRVVQRSVDAISLKACKESNRPTRSPPNWWAGELAVLSPTSLQMILIAMKSRGADPKSLAAAVVVYAENFLPHLLHPSSGASAPAGGNDRTRERSLLESVVSILLPDCDAPLPVGFIFYLLRAAIFLEASEGCRRELERRASACLDQATVADLLTITLDYAGERVVDLETARRIVAGFAEREAGGGGGAVYKGDSGAAGCSAAVQKVARTVDSFVGKIASDEELSVSKFTGIAGVLPKSARRFDDDLYRAVDIYLKAHPGLDEIEREKASSVIDPLKLSYEARLHASQNKRLPLQIVLHALYYDQLKQRSGMEDEAAAGAPGATLGPDHGLNADVSLIRENEALRSELKRMKMYVSELHRGGGGQGSGVKARSKKTMFFSSVSRTLGKLNPFKQGSKDTSNMDDGVVVDVTKPRRRRFSIS encoded by the exons ATGCAGTTCGTGCTGGCGTCCAAGAGCGGGTACATCACGAGGAAAGTGATGGAGTCGGAGAGCGCCAACCTTAGCTGCATAGATCTCTCGGATCTGTCGATCGGAGCAGAGGTGTTCGAGAGGGTGGCCAAGTTCTGCTACGGTGTCAACTTCGAGATCTCCGTGCGCAACGTGGCGGCGCTGCGGTGCGCGGCGGAGTACTTGCAGATGACCGAAGAGTACTGCCGTGGCAACCTGGCGGCGAGGACGGAGGAGTTCATCAACCAAGCGGCAGTGAAGACACTCCCAGGGGCGGTGGCGTTGCTCCGGTCGTGCGAGGGCCCCCTCCTCCCGATGGCCGAGTCGCTCCGCGTCGTGCAGCGCTCCGTTGATGCCATCAGCTTGAAG GCGTGCAAGGAGTCGAACCGCCCAACGCGTTCCCCACCGAACTGGTGGGCCGGCGAGCTCGCCGTTCTTTCCCCGACCTCCCTCCAGATGATCCTCATCGCCATGAAATCCCGCGGCGCCGACCCCAAATCTCTCGCTGCTGCCGTTGTCGTCTACGCTGAGAATTTCCTACCCCACCTCCTCCACCCTTCCTCCGGCGCCAGCGCCCCAGCCGGCGGAAACGACAGGACTAGGGAGCGCAGCCTTCTGGAGTCCGTTGTTTCCATCCTCCTTCCCGACTGCGACGCCCCACTTCCTGTCGGCTTCATCTTCTACCTTCTCCGGGCCGCCATCTTCCTCGAAGCCTCCGAGGGATGCCGGCGGGAGCTAGAGCGGCGGGCCTCCGCCTGCCTCGACCAGGCGACAGTCGCCGACCTCCTCACCATCACTCTAGACTATGCCGGCGAGCGTGTCGTGGATCTAGAAACCGCGCGGCGTATTGTGGCCGGCTTCGCGGAGAGGGAGGCTGGCGGCGGGGGTGGGGCGGTCTACAAAGGAGATAGTGGCGCCGCCGGCTGCTCCGCGGCGGTTCAGAAGGTGGCGCGTACCGTCGACAGCTTTGTAGGGAAGATCGCGTCAGATGAGGAACTCTCAGTGTCCAAGTTCACGGGGATCGCGGGAGTTCTCCCCAAGTCAGCTCGCCGCTTCGATGACGACCTCTACCGCGCCGTCGACATCTATCTCAAG GCGCACCCGGGGCTGGACGAGATCGAGAGGGAGAAGGCGTCCAGTGTGATAGACCCGTTGAAGCTGTCGTACGAGGCCCGGCTCCATGCTTCGCAGAACAAGCGGCTTCCCTTGCAAATTGTCCTCCATGCTCTGTACTACGACCAACTAAAGCAAAGGAGCGGAATGGAGGATGAGGCAGCGGCTGGGGCACCGGGTGCAACGCTGGGACCAGACCACGGGTTGAACGCCGACGTCTCGTTGATCAGGGAGAACGAGGCCCTGCGATCGGAGCTGAAGCGGATGAAGATGTATGTGTCGGAGTTGCATCGAGGAGGGGGAGGACAGGGGAGCGGAGTCAAGGCTAGAAGCAAGAAGACCATGTTCTTCTCCTCGGTTTCCCGGACGCTGGGGAAGCTTAATCCTTTCAAGCAGGGATCAAAGGATACTTCCAACATGGACGACGGTGTTGTGGTGGATGTGACCAAGCCCAGGAGGAGGAGGTTCTCGATATCTTAA
- the LOC135652718 gene encoding uncharacterized protein LOC135652718 translates to MKAAGRKNIRRASKEDDISLREGQGIMKVVSLRGSNVIEVMDAKGVKSLALFPAKFQKSFWIKTGSFVVVDESGREKALESGSKIACMVSQVLFHDQVRALEKSLDWPAIFRTATPDDSHQESKSQCKEETGSDSEDGLPPLEANLNRNRPIELYSDSDSDSCPAS, encoded by the exons ATGAAAGCGGCAGGTAGAAAGAATATTAGGAGGGCGTCGAAGGAGGACGATATTTCGCTCCGAGAAGGCCAGGGCATCATGAAAGTTGTGTCTCTTCGCGGCTCCAACGTTATCGAG GTCATGGATGCCAAAGGTGTTAAATCTCTCGCTTTATTTCCAGCCAAATTTCAGAAGAGCTTTTGGATTAAAACAG GAAGTTTCGTTGTGGTAGATGAAAGTGGAAGGGAGAAAGCCCTTGAGTCAGGTAGCAAGATAGCATGTATGGTTTCACAAGTTCTCTTCCATGACCAAGTTCGAGCACTTGAAAAATCTTTGGACTG GCCTGCTATATTCAGAACCGCAACACCTGATGATAGCCACCAAGAGTCGAAATCACAATGCAAAGAAGAAACGGGTTCTGATAGTGAGGATGGCCTCCCACCACTCGAAGCAAATCTGAACAGAAATAGGCCGATTGAGCTGTATTCCGATAGCGATTCAGATTCTTGTCCTGCTTCCTAG